From Cucumis melo cultivar AY chromosome 1, USDA_Cmelo_AY_1.0, whole genome shotgun sequence, a single genomic window includes:
- the LOC103492814 gene encoding universal stress protein PHOS34, with the protein MATGEKQVMVVGIDDSAHSLYALEWTLDHLLVPISPVNSPFKLIVVHAKPSASSAISLAGPGAAEVLPYVDSDLKKIAARVIEKAKEICLARSVHDVVLEVIEGDARNVLCEAVEKHHASVLVVGSHGYGAIKRAVLGSVSDYCAHHAHCTVMIVKKPKTKH; encoded by the exons ATGGCGACAGGAGAAAAGCAAGTTATGGTTGTCGGAATTGACGACAGTGCGCACAGCCTCTACGCTCTCGAGTGGACGTTAGACCATCTCCTCGTTCCAATCTCTCCGGTTAACTCCCCATTCAAGCTCATCGTTGTTCACGCCAAACCTTCCGCTTCCTCCGCCATCAGTCTCGCCGGACCTG GAGCCGCTGAGGTTTTGCCCTATGTGGATTCCGATTTGAAGAAGATTGCTGCGCGAGTTATCGAAAAAGCGAAGGAGATTTGCCTCGCTAGATCG GTGCATGATGTTGTGTTGGAGGTGATAGAAGGAGATGCCAGGAACGTACTTTGTGAGGCCGTAGAAAAGCACCACGCTTCTGTGCTGGTTGTTGGGAGCCATGGCTATGGAGCTATAAAGAG GGCTGTTTTAGGGAGTGTTAGTGATTATTGTGCTCATCATGCTCACTGCACCGTGATGATTGTAAAGAAGCCCAAAACCAAGCACTAG
- the LOC103492816 gene encoding uncharacterized protein LOC103492816 isoform X5 — MAAAASKPVMVIGVDDSECAIATLEWTLDQFFSQTIRIHPFKLVVVHVKPSPDVFVGFSGSGSKIDLLPQSSLLRIAGSVETYQAFDGDLKRKAARTIKIAREICSSKSVCDVEFEVEEGDARYVLCEAAIKHRASVLVVGSRGHGGHS, encoded by the exons ATGGCGGCGGCAGCATCAAAGCCAGTCATGGTAATTGGAGTCGACGACAGCGAATGTGCAATCGCCACCCTGGAATGGACGCTGGACCAATTCTTCTCTCAAACGATACGAATACATCCGTTCAAGCTCGTCGTCGTTCACGTCAAACCGTCTCCGGACGTCTTCGTCGGCTTCTCTGGATCGGGAAGTAAGATCGATCTTCTTCCTCAGTCCTCTCTGCTAA GAATTGCAGGATCGGTTGAAACTTACCAAGCTTTCGACGGTGATTTGAAGAGGAAAGCTGCGAGAACTATCAAAATTGCGAGAGAAATTTGCAGTTCGAAATCG GTTTGTGATGTTGaatttgaggttgaagaaggagATGCAAGGTATGTACTGTGCGAGGCGGCGATTAAGCACCGGGCTTCAGTGCTCGTGGTAGGAAGCCGTGGCCATGGAG GGCATTCTTAG
- the LOC103492816 gene encoding uncharacterized protein LOC103492816 isoform X6, whose product MAAAASKPVMVIGVDDSECAIATLEWTLDQFFSQTIRIHPFKLVVVHVKPSPDVFVGFSGSGRIAGSVETYQAFDGDLKRKAARTIKIAREICSSKSVCDVEFEVEEGDARYVLCEAAIKHRASVLVVGSRGHGGHS is encoded by the exons ATGGCGGCGGCAGCATCAAAGCCAGTCATGGTAATTGGAGTCGACGACAGCGAATGTGCAATCGCCACCCTGGAATGGACGCTGGACCAATTCTTCTCTCAAACGATACGAATACATCCGTTCAAGCTCGTCGTCGTTCACGTCAAACCGTCTCCGGACGTCTTCGTCGGCTTCTCTGGATCGGGAA GAATTGCAGGATCGGTTGAAACTTACCAAGCTTTCGACGGTGATTTGAAGAGGAAAGCTGCGAGAACTATCAAAATTGCGAGAGAAATTTGCAGTTCGAAATCG GTTTGTGATGTTGaatttgaggttgaagaaggagATGCAAGGTATGTACTGTGCGAGGCGGCGATTAAGCACCGGGCTTCAGTGCTCGTGGTAGGAAGCCGTGGCCATGGAG GGCATTCTTAG
- the LOC103492816 gene encoding universal stress protein A-like protein isoform X1 encodes MAAAASKPVMVIGVDDSECAIATLEWTLDQFFSQTIRIHPFKLVVVHVKPSPDVFVGFSGSGSKIDLLPQSSLLRIAGSVETYQAFDGDLKRKAARTIKIAREICSSKSVCDVEFEVEEGDARYVLCEAAIKHRASVLVVGSRGHGGMKRAFLGSVSDYCVHQAPCTVMIVKINHSTKTKVLK; translated from the exons ATGGCGGCGGCAGCATCAAAGCCAGTCATGGTAATTGGAGTCGACGACAGCGAATGTGCAATCGCCACCCTGGAATGGACGCTGGACCAATTCTTCTCTCAAACGATACGAATACATCCGTTCAAGCTCGTCGTCGTTCACGTCAAACCGTCTCCGGACGTCTTCGTCGGCTTCTCTGGATCGGGAAGTAAGATCGATCTTCTTCCTCAGTCCTCTCTGCTAA GAATTGCAGGATCGGTTGAAACTTACCAAGCTTTCGACGGTGATTTGAAGAGGAAAGCTGCGAGAACTATCAAAATTGCGAGAGAAATTTGCAGTTCGAAATCG GTTTGTGATGTTGaatttgaggttgaagaaggagATGCAAGGTATGTACTGTGCGAGGCGGCGATTAAGCACCGGGCTTCAGTGCTCGTGGTAGGAAGCCGTGGCCATGGAGGTATGAAAAG GGCATTCTTAGGGAGTGTGAGTGATTATTGTGTCCATCAAGCTCCTTGCACTGTCATGATTGTGAAGATCAACCACTCTACAAAGACAAAGGTCCTAAAATAG
- the LOC103492816 gene encoding uncharacterized protein LOC103492816 isoform X3 — MAAAASKPVMVIGVDDSECAIATLEWTLDQFFSQTIRIHPFKLVVVHVKPSPDVFVGFSGSGRIAGSVETYQAFDGDLKRKAARTIKIAREICSSKSVCDVEFEVEEGDARYVLCEAAIKHRASVLVVGSRGHGGMKRAFLGSVSDYCVHQAPCTVMIVKINHSTKTKVLK, encoded by the exons ATGGCGGCGGCAGCATCAAAGCCAGTCATGGTAATTGGAGTCGACGACAGCGAATGTGCAATCGCCACCCTGGAATGGACGCTGGACCAATTCTTCTCTCAAACGATACGAATACATCCGTTCAAGCTCGTCGTCGTTCACGTCAAACCGTCTCCGGACGTCTTCGTCGGCTTCTCTGGATCGGGAA GAATTGCAGGATCGGTTGAAACTTACCAAGCTTTCGACGGTGATTTGAAGAGGAAAGCTGCGAGAACTATCAAAATTGCGAGAGAAATTTGCAGTTCGAAATCG GTTTGTGATGTTGaatttgaggttgaagaaggagATGCAAGGTATGTACTGTGCGAGGCGGCGATTAAGCACCGGGCTTCAGTGCTCGTGGTAGGAAGCCGTGGCCATGGAGGTATGAAAAG GGCATTCTTAGGGAGTGTGAGTGATTATTGTGTCCATCAAGCTCCTTGCACTGTCATGATTGTGAAGATCAACCACTCTACAAAGACAAAGGTCCTAAAATAG
- the LOC103492816 gene encoding universal stress protein A-like protein isoform X2, whose translation MAAAASKPVMVIGVDDSECAIATLEWTLDQFFSQTIRIHPFKLVVVHVKPSPDVFVGFSGSGSKIDLLPQSSLLRSVETYQAFDGDLKRKAARTIKIAREICSSKSVCDVEFEVEEGDARYVLCEAAIKHRASVLVVGSRGHGGMKRAFLGSVSDYCVHQAPCTVMIVKINHSTKTKVLK comes from the exons ATGGCGGCGGCAGCATCAAAGCCAGTCATGGTAATTGGAGTCGACGACAGCGAATGTGCAATCGCCACCCTGGAATGGACGCTGGACCAATTCTTCTCTCAAACGATACGAATACATCCGTTCAAGCTCGTCGTCGTTCACGTCAAACCGTCTCCGGACGTCTTCGTCGGCTTCTCTGGATCGGGAAGTAAGATCGATCTTCTTCCTCAGTCCTCTCTGCTAA GATCGGTTGAAACTTACCAAGCTTTCGACGGTGATTTGAAGAGGAAAGCTGCGAGAACTATCAAAATTGCGAGAGAAATTTGCAGTTCGAAATCG GTTTGTGATGTTGaatttgaggttgaagaaggagATGCAAGGTATGTACTGTGCGAGGCGGCGATTAAGCACCGGGCTTCAGTGCTCGTGGTAGGAAGCCGTGGCCATGGAGGTATGAAAAG GGCATTCTTAGGGAGTGTGAGTGATTATTGTGTCCATCAAGCTCCTTGCACTGTCATGATTGTGAAGATCAACCACTCTACAAAGACAAAGGTCCTAAAATAG
- the LOC103492816 gene encoding uncharacterized protein LOC103492816 isoform X4, protein MAAAASKPVMVIGVDDSECAIATLEWTLDQFFSQTIRIHPFKLVVVHVKPSPDVFVGFSGSGRSVETYQAFDGDLKRKAARTIKIAREICSSKSVCDVEFEVEEGDARYVLCEAAIKHRASVLVVGSRGHGGMKRAFLGSVSDYCVHQAPCTVMIVKINHSTKTKVLK, encoded by the exons ATGGCGGCGGCAGCATCAAAGCCAGTCATGGTAATTGGAGTCGACGACAGCGAATGTGCAATCGCCACCCTGGAATGGACGCTGGACCAATTCTTCTCTCAAACGATACGAATACATCCGTTCAAGCTCGTCGTCGTTCACGTCAAACCGTCTCCGGACGTCTTCGTCGGCTTCTCTGGATCGGGAA GATCGGTTGAAACTTACCAAGCTTTCGACGGTGATTTGAAGAGGAAAGCTGCGAGAACTATCAAAATTGCGAGAGAAATTTGCAGTTCGAAATCG GTTTGTGATGTTGaatttgaggttgaagaaggagATGCAAGGTATGTACTGTGCGAGGCGGCGATTAAGCACCGGGCTTCAGTGCTCGTGGTAGGAAGCCGTGGCCATGGAGGTATGAAAAG GGCATTCTTAGGGAGTGTGAGTGATTATTGTGTCCATCAAGCTCCTTGCACTGTCATGATTGTGAAGATCAACCACTCTACAAAGACAAAGGTCCTAAAATAG
- the LOC103492817 gene encoding universal stress protein PHOS34-like, whose translation MATEEKQVIVIGVDDSEYATYALEWTLDHFFSSTPNPPFKLVVVYAKPFPDVFVGVGGPGMIVGSAGSYQFLNEDLKKKAALIIATARGICESKSVNDVKYEVDEGDARNVLCQAVDKHNASMLVVGSHGYGALKRAFLGSVSDYCAHQASCTVMIVKKLKTKEG comes from the exons ATGGCGACGGAGGAGAAGCAAGTCATAGTGATCGGAGTTGACGACAGCGAATACGCAACCTACGCTTTGGAATGGACACTCGACCATTTCTTCTCTTCAACGCCAAATCCTCCTTTCAAGCTCGTCGTCGTCTACGCCAAACCGTTTCCCGACGTCTTCGTCGGCGTCGGCGGACCTGGAA TGATTGTAGGATCTGCGGGAAGTTACCAGTTCCTGAACGAGGATTTGAAGAAGAAAGCAGCGTTGATCATCGCAACTGCAAGAGGAATCTGCGAATCAAAATCG GTGAATGATGTGAAATATGAGGTGGATGAAGGAGATGCTAGGAATGTGCTGTGTCAGGCAGTGGACAAGCATAATGCTTCAATGTTGGTGGTGGGTAGCCATGGCTATGGAGCTCTCAAGAG GGCATTTTTAGGGAGTGTGAGTGACTATTGCGCTCATCAAGCTTCATGTACTGTCATGATTGTCAAGAAGCTCAAAACCAAGGAAGGTTAG
- the LOC103492818 gene encoding universal stress protein A-like protein isoform X1, which yields MAATTTTKKPVMLIGIDESEYAIGALEWTLNHFFSSTINPPLFKLILLHAKPIPEIYLDISGPGTFLGSAPGLYQVLDQNLKNKAGNIMKKAKEICATRSVCDVEFEVEEGDARNVLCEGVNKYGASMLVVGSHGYGAIKRALLGSVSDYCAHHAQCTVIIVKPKPHT from the exons ATGGCGGCAACGACGACGACGAAGAAGCCTGTGATGTTAATCGGAATCGACGAAAGTGAATACGCAATCGGCGCTCTGGAGTGGACATTAAACCACTTCTTCTCATCAACCATAAATCCACCTCTCTTCAAGCTCATCCTCCTCCACGCCAAgccaattcccgaaatctacCTCGATATCTCCGGTCCAGGAA cgtttttgggatctgctCCTGGATTGTACCAAGTATTGGATCAGAATTTGAAGAATAAAGCAGGGAATATCATGAAGAAAGCGAAAGAGATCTGCGCGACTAGATCG GTTTGCGATGTTGAGTTCGAGGTTGAAGAAGGAGATGCTAGGAATGTATTGTGTGAGGGTGTTAATAAATATGGTGCTTCTATGTTGGTGGTGGGAAGCCATGGCTATGGAGCCATTAAAAG GGCATTGTTAGGGAGTGTGAGTGATTATTGCGCCCATCATGCTCAATGCACTGTCATAATCGTGAAGCCTAAACCCCACActtaa
- the LOC103492818 gene encoding universal stress protein A-like protein isoform X2, translating into MAATTTTKKPVMLIGIDESEYAIGALEWTLNHFFSSTINPPLFKLILLHAKPIPEIYLDISGPGILDQNLKNKAGNIMKKAKEICATRSVCDVEFEVEEGDARNVLCEGVNKYGASMLVVGSHGYGAIKRALLGSVSDYCAHHAQCTVIIVKPKPHT; encoded by the exons ATGGCGGCAACGACGACGACGAAGAAGCCTGTGATGTTAATCGGAATCGACGAAAGTGAATACGCAATCGGCGCTCTGGAGTGGACATTAAACCACTTCTTCTCATCAACCATAAATCCACCTCTCTTCAAGCTCATCCTCCTCCACGCCAAgccaattcccgaaatctacCTCGATATCTCCGGTCCAGGAA TATTGGATCAGAATTTGAAGAATAAAGCAGGGAATATCATGAAGAAAGCGAAAGAGATCTGCGCGACTAGATCG GTTTGCGATGTTGAGTTCGAGGTTGAAGAAGGAGATGCTAGGAATGTATTGTGTGAGGGTGTTAATAAATATGGTGCTTCTATGTTGGTGGTGGGAAGCCATGGCTATGGAGCCATTAAAAG GGCATTGTTAGGGAGTGTGAGTGATTATTGCGCCCATCATGCTCAATGCACTGTCATAATCGTGAAGCCTAAACCCCACActtaa
- the LOC103492818 gene encoding universal stress protein A-like protein isoform X3 — MAATTTTKKPVMLIGIDESEYAIGALEWTLNHFFSSTINPPLFKLILLHAKPIPEIYLDISGPGTFLGSAPGLYQVLDQNLKNKAGNIMKKAKEICATRSVCDVEFEVEEGDARNVLCEGVNKYGASMLVVGSHGYGAIKRECE, encoded by the exons ATGGCGGCAACGACGACGACGAAGAAGCCTGTGATGTTAATCGGAATCGACGAAAGTGAATACGCAATCGGCGCTCTGGAGTGGACATTAAACCACTTCTTCTCATCAACCATAAATCCACCTCTCTTCAAGCTCATCCTCCTCCACGCCAAgccaattcccgaaatctacCTCGATATCTCCGGTCCAGGAA cgtttttgggatctgctCCTGGATTGTACCAAGTATTGGATCAGAATTTGAAGAATAAAGCAGGGAATATCATGAAGAAAGCGAAAGAGATCTGCGCGACTAGATCG GTTTGCGATGTTGAGTTCGAGGTTGAAGAAGGAGATGCTAGGAATGTATTGTGTGAGGGTGTTAATAAATATGGTGCTTCTATGTTGGTGGTGGGAAGCCATGGCTATGGAGCCATTAAAAG GGAGTGTGAGTGA
- the LOC103492813 gene encoding APO protein 3, mitochondrial-like isoform X1: protein MFCRRLLNLVRERELALERFVATSTNSSNRPFVWYSTNRSSAVLLQKPKKSERKPLVTSINELKREARLRKKERQTVEEIPLKPPANGLLVKSLVPVAHEVYAAISELLSCVSTVIKRTVVYYCKVCGDVHIGDPPHKIRTCNVAGSSPNKEHSWEIGGMQHAFPTVESFHLYDRIGRAVSHNEQLEVDRITALVELCIQAGVDIPEYPTRRRTCPAYNVAGRTIDFERRFPKYFTMQKDINTSGFWTERKKTSKDMISISSDDLKVTAVRGMRLWDKMIAGTEKLMEKYAVQTCGYCPEVQVGPKGHRVRNCYAYKHQMRDGQHAWQEATVDDLIPPVYVWHVQDVHSTEPLSDKLKRYYGVLPAVVELFAQAGADTPMRYTSLMKKDVVVPELYEMKLVV from the exons ATGTTTTGTAGAAGACTACTGAATCTTGTGCGTGAGCGAGAGTTGGCTTTAGAAAGGTTTGTTGCAACCTCGACGAATTCGAGCAACCGTCCATTTGTATGGTACTCAACAAATCGTAGCTCTGCAGTGTTACTGCAGAAGCCAAAGAAGTCAGAGAGGAAGCCATTGGTAACAAGTATAAACGAACTTAAACGTGAAGCAAGATTGAGAAAGAAGGAGAGGCAGACTGTGGAAGAGATCCCTCTGAAGCCTCCAGCCAATGGTCTGCTGGTCAAGAGCTTGGTTCCAGTTGCTCATGAAGTTTATGCTGCCATTTCTGAACTCTTGTCTTGTGTATCAACAGTGATTAAGAGGACCGTTGTATATTATTGCAA AGTCTGTGGAGATGTTCATATTGGTGATCCGCCGCATAAGATTAGAACATGCAATGTTGCAGGGAGCTCTCCAAACAAAGAACACTCATGGGAAATCGGGGGAATGCAACATGCCTTTCCTACTGTGGAATCTTTCCATTTATATGACCGTATTGGCAGAGCTGTTTCACATAATGAGCAGCTTGAAGTAGATCGAATTACAGCATTAGTAGAATTGTGTATTCAAGCTGGTGTAGACATCCCTGAGTACCCAACAAGGCGAAGAACTTGTCCCGCTTATAATGTTGCTGGTAGGACTATCGACTTCGAGAGGAGGTTTCCTAAGTATTTTACCATGCAGAAAGACATTAACACATCTGGATTCTGGACTGAGAGAAAAAAAACGAGCAAGGATATGATATCCATCAGTTCTGACGATTTAAAAG TGACTGCTGTGAGAGGCATGAGGTTGTGGGATAAAATGATTGCAGGAACAGAAAAACTCATGGAAAAGTATGCTGTACAAACATGTGGCTATTGTCCAGAGGTTCAAGTTGGGCCTAAAGGTCACCGGGTTAGGAACTGCTATGCGTACAAACACCAGATGAGGGATGGGCAACACGCCTGGCAGGAAGCAACAGTTGACGATTTGATTCCTCCAGTATATGTTTGGCATGTTCAAGATGTGCATAGCACTGAGCCTCTATCAGATAAACTGAAAAGGTACTACGGTGTCTTGCCTGCAGTGGTAGAGTTATTTGCCCAAGCTGGAGCTGATACTCCCATGAGATACACTAGTTTGATGAAGAAAGATGTTGTAGTTCCGGAGTTATATGAAATGAAATTGGTTGTCTAA
- the LOC103492813 gene encoding APO protein 3, mitochondrial-like isoform X2 encodes MFCRRLLNLVRERELALERFVATSTNSSNRPFVWYSTNRSSAVLLQKPKKSERKPLVTSINELKREARLRKKERQTVEEIPLKPPANGLLVKSLVPVAHEVYAAISELLSCVSTVIKRTVVYYCKVCGDVHIGDPPHKIRTCNVAGSSPNKEHSWEIGGMQHAFPTVESFHLYDRIGRAVSHNEQLEVDRITALVELCIQAGVDIPEYPTRRRTCPAYNVAGRTIDFERRFPKYFTMQKDINTSGFWTERKKTSKDMISISSDDLKGTEKLMEKYAVQTCGYCPEVQVGPKGHRVRNCYAYKHQMRDGQHAWQEATVDDLIPPVYVWHVQDVHSTEPLSDKLKRYYGVLPAVVELFAQAGADTPMRYTSLMKKDVVVPELYEMKLVV; translated from the exons ATGTTTTGTAGAAGACTACTGAATCTTGTGCGTGAGCGAGAGTTGGCTTTAGAAAGGTTTGTTGCAACCTCGACGAATTCGAGCAACCGTCCATTTGTATGGTACTCAACAAATCGTAGCTCTGCAGTGTTACTGCAGAAGCCAAAGAAGTCAGAGAGGAAGCCATTGGTAACAAGTATAAACGAACTTAAACGTGAAGCAAGATTGAGAAAGAAGGAGAGGCAGACTGTGGAAGAGATCCCTCTGAAGCCTCCAGCCAATGGTCTGCTGGTCAAGAGCTTGGTTCCAGTTGCTCATGAAGTTTATGCTGCCATTTCTGAACTCTTGTCTTGTGTATCAACAGTGATTAAGAGGACCGTTGTATATTATTGCAA AGTCTGTGGAGATGTTCATATTGGTGATCCGCCGCATAAGATTAGAACATGCAATGTTGCAGGGAGCTCTCCAAACAAAGAACACTCATGGGAAATCGGGGGAATGCAACATGCCTTTCCTACTGTGGAATCTTTCCATTTATATGACCGTATTGGCAGAGCTGTTTCACATAATGAGCAGCTTGAAGTAGATCGAATTACAGCATTAGTAGAATTGTGTATTCAAGCTGGTGTAGACATCCCTGAGTACCCAACAAGGCGAAGAACTTGTCCCGCTTATAATGTTGCTGGTAGGACTATCGACTTCGAGAGGAGGTTTCCTAAGTATTTTACCATGCAGAAAGACATTAACACATCTGGATTCTGGACTGAGAGAAAAAAAACGAGCAAGGATATGATATCCATCAGTTCTGACGATTTAAAAG GAACAGAAAAACTCATGGAAAAGTATGCTGTACAAACATGTGGCTATTGTCCAGAGGTTCAAGTTGGGCCTAAAGGTCACCGGGTTAGGAACTGCTATGCGTACAAACACCAGATGAGGGATGGGCAACACGCCTGGCAGGAAGCAACAGTTGACGATTTGATTCCTCCAGTATATGTTTGGCATGTTCAAGATGTGCATAGCACTGAGCCTCTATCAGATAAACTGAAAAGGTACTACGGTGTCTTGCCTGCAGTGGTAGAGTTATTTGCCCAAGCTGGAGCTGATACTCCCATGAGATACACTAGTTTGATGAAGAAAGATGTTGTAGTTCCGGAGTTATATGAAATGAAATTGGTTGTCTAA